From a region of the Myxococcus stipitatus genome:
- a CDS encoding alpha-2-macroglobulin family protein yields MLAASWNRTPSLALSLFLWLLTSVPAQGAAPPSWKAVDALVSEQKFESAAQGAEARLEAARNGPDEAEWTRALVRTVQLRGALHGYETSVRFLRDQPWPKGALSQATLNLYYANALATYAQAYSWEVRKREQVASSGPVDLKAWTYEQIITEAQRAYEAVWKQRQAFGVEPVKVLAEFIEPNTYPAGIRSTLRDAVSYLRVQLLQDSGHWRPEHANEVFRLDLGSLLEGTPSVELADPNIHPLLKAVAVLGDLEAWHRAAGRREAALEARLRRYEVLHRHFSDEGDRARLRQHMAAHLTSFQDVPWWSMGQGLLADLEREAGHLVKARQVAFAGQQRFPDSVGAVRCRTIVAQLEAPDFTLAGITMDGPERRSIEVTHRNVSTLYFRAYAVDVEARLKKLQASSDLSELPTDGELRGYLKSRKPVATWTTQLPATSDLAQHRTFVTPPLKASGTYAIIASADPSFREEANRAQGVYLSIVPWVAIAQGGQGSALEVRVLKGDTGAPLSETLVRLFLVDYRTGLREVARASSNPQGEVSFASAPGSDYRYYRVVVGQGREARMLPSGLNAYGRERERETRSSLVFTDRSVYRPLQKLQWKVVAFRGRGDQARFQTRPDERLVVSLMDPNYQEVAKREVRTNAFGTAAGEFTIPTGRVLGAWSLRVDSGGVTTVRVEEYKRPTFEVTLKDPEGPLRLNRPARFKGEARYYFGLPVASGTVRWRAFREPVFPFWWGWHRDFIPRQRQMVAAGTSSLTEDGSFPVEFTPEADERAAGSADVTWRYRVEVDATDEGGETRSAERAFRLGFVAVEGRVDLDEGFLREGAPAEVRLLRSSLDGVPQAGAGRWRLVALQQPKQPLLPADEPLVQPPEKKDPDAVRMPTPGDALRPRWSSEYDFQATLTTWADGAEKAKGEVRHDAQGIARVKLPALGAGAYRLHYETTDAFGKTFTVKRELLVAGASAPVALPAALVLEKSTVRVGDVARLLTLSGFEGQPLVLDLYQGEKRVLRKPLVAGKTPAVVEVPVTEALRGGFTAVLVAVRDWQLMRFSEQVFVPFDDKELSLEFSTFRDKLRPGGKETWRVKVTGPQGAKVEAGAAELLAYMYDQSLDLFMKHAPPSVATLYPQRTTSGSFESSLVAADTMWIISDRYGETPMWGPPEQDRLKFEEGYGLGGPGARYMYGYGMGEPRRQAALMQRSAPSEAKAKKEAGAPPPPPPAPAMPMQEEVESDALAKPDAQGGREPAPAEASASLRSNFSETAFWVPQLLTDADGSATLEFTVPDSVTAWSVWVHGVTRDLKGGSAQRMSRSVKELMVRPYVPRFLREGDRAVLEVVVNNAGEKAQQGTLTLDIVDAQTRKSLLSDFGVKGASQSFDVAPGKGTHLRFPLTTPARVGQVAFRVEARAGNLSDGELRPLPVLPGRVHLAQSRFVTLKGKDSKTMRFDDLKQGGDPTRINEQLVVTVDTQLFYSALQAVPYLVDYPYECSEQTLNRFVSSGILTSLYGRYPAVAKMAKELSQRETRFETWDSVDPNRKMALEESPWLELAKGGAESDAGLVKVLDPKVATAERDAALAKLRKAQTASGGFPWWPGGPPSPYMTLYVVHGLSRALEYGVPVPAEMTREAWGYLARHYREEYLGKRMAKDADWEFITFLNFVASAYPDAGYTGDALTAADREKMLAFSYKHWKQHSPLLKGYLALTLKRAGRSADALRVWDSVMDSAKTSPDLGTYWAPEDRSWLWYNDTTETHAFALRTLTELAPKDARREGLVQWLLLDKKLNHWKSTRATAEAIYALVKYLEAEGALGVREDAQVTVGPRVTRMEFSPEVYTGKKNQVVVPGPELQPETMSTVVVSKSTPGFAFASATWHFSTEKLPEEDRGDFFQVSRRYFLRAREGREVVLRPLSEGAALAPGDEVEVQLSLRSKHAAEYVHLRDPRAAGLEPESVQSRHKWDLGIVWYEETRDANTNFFFEWLPAGEYTFKYRLRANMAGTFRVGPATVQSMYAPEFTAYSTGAVLSVTSAK; encoded by the coding sequence ATGCTCGCCGCCTCCTGGAACCGGACACCCTCCCTCGCGCTGTCGCTGTTTCTATGGCTGTTGACCTCCGTCCCCGCGCAGGGGGCGGCGCCGCCGTCGTGGAAGGCCGTCGACGCGCTGGTGAGCGAACAGAAGTTCGAGTCCGCGGCGCAGGGCGCGGAGGCCCGCCTCGAGGCCGCGAGGAATGGCCCCGACGAGGCCGAGTGGACCCGGGCGCTGGTGCGCACGGTGCAGCTGCGCGGCGCGCTCCATGGCTACGAGACGTCGGTGCGGTTCCTGCGCGACCAGCCGTGGCCGAAGGGGGCGCTGTCCCAGGCCACGTTGAACCTCTACTACGCCAACGCGCTGGCGACGTACGCGCAGGCGTATTCCTGGGAGGTGCGCAAGCGCGAGCAGGTGGCGTCTTCCGGGCCGGTGGACCTGAAGGCGTGGACGTACGAGCAGATCATCACCGAGGCCCAGCGGGCCTACGAGGCCGTCTGGAAGCAGCGGCAGGCGTTCGGTGTCGAGCCGGTGAAGGTGCTCGCCGAGTTCATCGAGCCCAACACGTACCCGGCCGGCATCCGCTCCACGCTGCGCGACGCGGTCTCCTATCTGCGCGTGCAGCTGCTCCAGGACAGCGGCCACTGGCGGCCGGAGCACGCCAACGAGGTGTTCCGTCTGGACCTGGGCTCGCTGCTGGAGGGGACGCCCTCGGTGGAGCTGGCGGACCCCAACATCCATCCGCTCCTGAAGGCGGTCGCGGTGCTGGGGGACCTGGAGGCCTGGCACCGCGCGGCGGGGCGGCGCGAGGCGGCGTTGGAGGCCAGGCTGCGCCGCTACGAGGTGCTGCACCGGCACTTCTCGGACGAGGGGGACCGCGCCCGGCTGCGCCAGCACATGGCCGCGCACCTGACGTCGTTCCAGGACGTGCCCTGGTGGTCGATGGGGCAGGGGCTCCTGGCGGACCTGGAGCGCGAGGCGGGCCACCTGGTGAAGGCGCGGCAGGTGGCGTTCGCGGGGCAGCAGCGGTTCCCGGACTCGGTGGGGGCCGTGCGGTGTCGAACCATCGTGGCGCAGCTCGAGGCGCCGGACTTCACGCTCGCGGGCATCACGATGGATGGCCCCGAGCGCCGCTCGATCGAGGTCACGCACCGCAACGTCTCCACGCTGTACTTCCGCGCCTACGCGGTGGACGTGGAGGCCCGGCTCAAGAAGCTCCAGGCGTCCTCGGACCTGAGCGAGCTGCCCACCGACGGTGAGCTGCGGGGCTACCTCAAGAGCCGCAAGCCCGTCGCCACGTGGACCACGCAGCTGCCCGCGACGAGCGACCTGGCCCAGCACCGCACCTTCGTAACGCCGCCGCTGAAGGCCTCCGGCACCTACGCCATCATCGCCTCCGCCGACCCGAGCTTCCGCGAGGAGGCCAACCGCGCGCAGGGCGTCTACCTCTCCATCGTCCCCTGGGTGGCCATCGCCCAGGGTGGCCAGGGCTCCGCGTTGGAGGTCCGCGTCCTGAAGGGGGATACGGGAGCCCCGCTGTCGGAGACGCTCGTGCGGCTGTTCCTCGTGGACTACCGCACGGGGCTGCGCGAGGTGGCGCGCGCGAGCAGCAACCCCCAGGGCGAGGTGTCCTTCGCCTCTGCGCCCGGGTCGGACTACCGCTACTACCGCGTGGTGGTGGGGCAGGGGCGCGAGGCGCGGATGCTGCCGTCGGGTCTGAACGCCTACGGGCGCGAGCGCGAACGGGAGACGCGCTCCTCGCTCGTGTTCACGGACCGCAGCGTCTACCGGCCGCTGCAGAAGTTGCAGTGGAAGGTGGTGGCCTTCCGCGGGCGAGGGGACCAGGCGCGCTTCCAGACGCGCCCGGACGAGCGGCTCGTCGTGTCATTGATGGACCCCAACTACCAGGAGGTGGCGAAGCGCGAGGTGCGCACCAACGCGTTCGGCACGGCGGCGGGCGAGTTCACCATCCCCACCGGTCGCGTGCTCGGGGCGTGGTCGCTGCGCGTGGACTCGGGTGGGGTCACGACGGTGCGCGTGGAGGAGTACAAGCGTCCCACCTTCGAGGTCACCCTGAAGGACCCGGAGGGGCCGCTGCGGCTCAACCGTCCGGCCCGCTTCAAGGGCGAGGCGCGGTACTACTTCGGACTGCCCGTGGCGTCCGGCACGGTGCGCTGGCGCGCCTTTCGCGAGCCCGTGTTCCCCTTCTGGTGGGGTTGGCACCGGGACTTCATTCCCCGGCAGCGGCAGATGGTGGCCGCCGGCACGTCGTCGTTGACGGAGGATGGCTCCTTCCCGGTCGAGTTCACGCCCGAGGCCGACGAGCGCGCCGCGGGCTCGGCGGACGTCACGTGGCGCTATCGCGTCGAAGTGGACGCGACGGACGAGGGCGGCGAGACGCGCTCGGCGGAGCGGGCCTTCCGCCTCGGCTTCGTCGCTGTGGAGGGACGCGTCGACCTGGACGAGGGCTTCCTGCGCGAGGGGGCCCCGGCGGAGGTGCGCCTGTTGCGGTCCTCCCTGGATGGCGTGCCCCAGGCCGGCGCGGGGCGCTGGCGGCTGGTCGCGCTCCAGCAGCCGAAGCAGCCGCTGCTCCCCGCCGACGAGCCCCTCGTCCAGCCTCCCGAGAAGAAGGATCCGGACGCGGTGCGCATGCCGACCCCGGGTGACGCGCTCCGGCCCCGTTGGTCGAGCGAGTACGACTTCCAGGCCACGCTGACGACCTGGGCGGATGGCGCGGAGAAGGCGAAGGGTGAGGTCCGCCACGACGCCCAGGGCATCGCGCGCGTGAAGCTCCCCGCCCTGGGGGCGGGCGCCTACCGGTTGCACTACGAGACGACGGACGCGTTCGGCAAGACGTTCACGGTGAAGCGGGAGTTGTTGGTGGCTGGCGCGAGTGCCCCCGTGGCGCTCCCCGCGGCGCTGGTGCTGGAGAAGTCGACGGTGCGAGTGGGAGACGTGGCGCGCCTGTTGACCCTCTCCGGCTTCGAGGGACAGCCCCTGGTGCTGGACCTGTATCAGGGCGAGAAGCGCGTGCTGCGCAAGCCGCTGGTGGCGGGGAAGACTCCCGCCGTCGTCGAGGTGCCGGTGACGGAGGCGCTGCGCGGTGGCTTCACCGCCGTGCTGGTGGCCGTGCGCGACTGGCAGCTCATGCGCTTCAGCGAGCAGGTGTTCGTCCCCTTCGACGACAAGGAGCTGAGCCTCGAGTTCTCCACGTTCCGCGACAAGCTGCGCCCGGGCGGCAAGGAGACCTGGCGCGTGAAGGTCACGGGGCCCCAGGGCGCGAAGGTGGAGGCGGGGGCGGCCGAGCTGCTCGCGTATATGTACGACCAGTCCCTCGACCTGTTCATGAAGCATGCGCCCCCGTCGGTGGCGACGCTGTATCCGCAGCGCACGACCTCGGGCTCCTTCGAGTCGTCGCTCGTCGCGGCGGACACGATGTGGATCATCTCCGACCGCTACGGCGAGACCCCGATGTGGGGACCTCCGGAGCAGGATCGCCTCAAGTTCGAGGAGGGCTATGGCCTGGGAGGGCCGGGTGCTCGCTACATGTACGGCTACGGCATGGGCGAACCGAGGCGCCAGGCCGCGCTCATGCAGCGGAGCGCGCCGAGCGAGGCCAAGGCGAAGAAGGAGGCGGGAGCGCCGCCCCCTCCGCCCCCTGCTCCCGCGATGCCCATGCAGGAGGAGGTCGAGAGCGACGCCCTGGCGAAGCCCGACGCGCAAGGGGGCCGCGAGCCGGCGCCCGCGGAGGCCAGCGCGTCACTGCGTTCCAACTTCTCGGAGACGGCGTTCTGGGTGCCGCAGCTGCTGACCGACGCGGATGGCTCCGCGACGCTGGAGTTCACCGTGCCCGACTCGGTGACGGCCTGGAGTGTCTGGGTGCACGGCGTCACCCGGGACTTGAAGGGCGGCTCCGCGCAGCGCATGAGCCGCAGCGTGAAGGAGCTGATGGTGCGGCCGTACGTGCCGCGCTTCCTGCGAGAGGGTGACCGGGCGGTGTTGGAGGTGGTGGTGAACAACGCGGGCGAGAAGGCGCAGCAGGGAACGCTCACGCTGGACATCGTGGACGCGCAGACGCGCAAGAGCCTGCTCTCGGACTTCGGTGTGAAGGGGGCGTCGCAGTCCTTCGACGTGGCCCCGGGCAAGGGCACGCATCTGCGCTTCCCCCTCACCACGCCCGCGAGGGTGGGGCAGGTGGCCTTCCGCGTGGAGGCTCGCGCCGGCAACCTGAGCGACGGCGAGCTGCGCCCGCTCCCGGTGCTGCCCGGCCGGGTGCACCTGGCGCAGTCGCGCTTCGTCACGCTGAAGGGCAAGGACTCGAAGACGATGCGCTTCGACGACCTGAAGCAGGGCGGAGACCCCACGCGCATCAACGAGCAGCTCGTCGTCACCGTGGACACGCAGCTGTTCTACTCCGCGCTCCAGGCGGTGCCGTACCTGGTGGATTATCCCTACGAGTGCTCGGAGCAGACGCTCAACCGCTTCGTGTCGTCGGGCATCCTCACCAGTCTCTACGGGCGCTATCCCGCGGTGGCGAAGATGGCGAAGGAGCTGAGCCAGCGAGAGACGCGGTTCGAGACCTGGGACTCGGTGGACCCGAACCGGAAGATGGCGCTGGAGGAGTCGCCCTGGCTGGAGCTGGCCAAGGGCGGCGCCGAATCCGACGCCGGGCTGGTCAAGGTGCTGGACCCGAAGGTGGCGACCGCCGAGCGTGACGCCGCGCTGGCGAAGCTGCGCAAGGCGCAGACGGCGAGCGGAGGCTTCCCGTGGTGGCCGGGCGGCCCTCCCTCTCCGTACATGACGCTTTACGTCGTCCACGGCCTGTCGCGCGCCTTGGAGTACGGCGTGCCCGTCCCCGCGGAGATGACCCGCGAGGCCTGGGGCTATCTGGCCCGGCACTACCGCGAGGAGTACCTCGGCAAGCGGATGGCGAAGGACGCGGATTGGGAGTTCATCACCTTCCTCAACTTCGTCGCCTCCGCCTATCCGGACGCCGGCTACACGGGGGACGCGCTCACGGCCGCGGACCGCGAGAAGATGCTCGCCTTCAGCTACAAGCACTGGAAGCAGCATTCGCCCCTGCTCAAGGGCTACCTGGCGCTGACACTGAAGCGGGCGGGCCGGAGCGCGGACGCGCTGCGTGTCTGGGACAGCGTGATGGACTCGGCGAAGACGAGCCCCGACCTGGGGACGTACTGGGCGCCCGAGGACCGCAGCTGGCTCTGGTACAACGACACCACGGAGACCCACGCCTTCGCGCTGCGCACGTTGACGGAGCTGGCGCCCAAGGACGCGCGACGCGAGGGGCTGGTGCAGTGGCTCCTGCTCGACAAGAAGCTCAACCATTGGAAGTCCACGCGCGCCACCGCGGAGGCCATCTACGCGCTGGTGAAGTACCTGGAGGCGGAAGGGGCGCTGGGCGTGCGCGAGGACGCGCAGGTGACGGTGGGCCCCCGTGTCACGCGGATGGAGTTCTCGCCGGAGGTGTACACCGGCAAGAAGAACCAGGTGGTGGTGCCGGGGCCGGAGCTCCAACCGGAGACGATGAGCACGGTGGTGGTGTCGAAGTCGACGCCTGGCTTCGCCTTCGCCTCGGCCACGTGGCACTTCTCGACGGAGAAGCTGCCGGAGGAGGACCGTGGCGACTTCTTCCAGGTGTCGCGACGCTATTTCCTGCGCGCGAGAGAGGGGCGCGAGGTGGTGCTCCGGCCGCTGTCCGAGGGCGCGGCGCTCGCCCCGGGAGACGAGGTGGAGGTCCAGCTGTCACTGCGCTCGAAGCACGCGGCGGAGTACGTCCACCTGAGGGACCCTCGCGCGGCGGGGCTGGAGCCGGAGAGCGTCCAGTCCCGTCACAAGTGGGACCTGGGCATCGTCTGGTACGAGGAGACGCGCGACGCGAACACCAACTTCTTCTTCGAATGGCTGCCCGCGGGTGAATACACCTTCAAGTACCGCCTGCGCGCGAACATGGCGGGCACCTTCCGCGTGGGCCCCGCCACCGTGCAGTCCATGTACGCGCCGGAGTTCACCGCGTACTCGACCGGGGCCGTGCTGTCCGTGACGTCGGCGAAGTAG